Genomic DNA from Acetilactobacillus jinshanensis:
TAAGGCAACCATTGCCTCGGTTCCTAACTGGTATGGTGATAAAAAGTACCAGAACGTTAAGGGCTTGAAGATGGTTAAAGTACCAACCAGTGAACAGAAACCGGATTTGGTAGCACCGTTACTTAATAAGAAGTCACCGCAGTTACAGAAGAAGATCAGTAAGGCCATTCAAGAATTAAGAAAAGATGGTACCCTCAAGAAATTATCGATTAAGTACTTTGGTCATGATTTAACAACCAAATAAAATATAGCGATAGATAATTAGTAGTCAACTTAAAAACGACCACACTATTATGCGGTCGTTTTGTTTACCCTAATTAATTAATAATTCAGATGGATAATGCAGTAATAAGTACCCGTGACCATGATAAAAGGCGATGTCTTCGAATTCATAGTGACCGGTCAACTTGGTGGCCTTGATGTCATTCGGTCTTAAATGATTGAAGTACTTAGTCGGTGCCGACATCAGTTCACCATCGGTTACGAAGTAGATGCGGTTATGTTTAGGATCGTAGCCCATGTTCTGCATGATCAATCCGGGGGCGTTTCGAATTCCCTGGACCATGTGGAACTGGACCTGGTTATGACTGATCTTACCTTTATATAGCTTAAGGCTACCCATATTAGCGCCACCACGCGGGTTAAAGGTTCTCGTACAAGTGTAGGCATTACCATGCTTATCGAAGGTCAGGACGTCACCCATCGGATATGGATACATGATGAAGTTGATTTGTTTGATCGGGTTCAGACTCTTTTTACCGATTTCCTGAATGCTGGTCATGAAGGACGCACCTTCTTCGTTAGTCAACATCCATAATTTATGCGTCTTGGGATTATAAGCTAAACTTTGGCCATGGCCACCTTTAAAGACCGGACCAGCGGCATAATTCGTAAATTGTAAATGATGACGCTTTTCGGTAATGTGATAACGAATAATCTGAATTTCACCACGGTTATCGACTCGGTGAGTTACGTAAAGGGTGCCGTGATTGGTAATGGCGATACTCTGTGGATTGTGTTCACTATCGAGATTCTTTAGGCGAGCGTAGGGTTTAAAATTCATTCGCTGGTTACCACCCGCAAAATTCAAGTGTCGGTAGGGGTTGAAGGTTTGATTGTAATGTAGGCTGTAATTATTGGGCTCTGCGTAGTCCCGGTTATTGACGAAATGAAAATTACCCAACTTAATGTAAGACGTTAGGGCGTTTTGGTGCTGATTGATGATTTTGACCCGGTTGAGTTTAGGGTGTTGGCCCTGATCAGTGGACCAGGTGGTAAAACTAAGTCCTAAAGCCAACACGATGAAGGTTAATAGGACTTGTAGTAAAAAGACTAAGATTGAGTTTTTAAAAATTGAGCGCTTTTCATGTTTACGCATCGTGAATTCACGCATTATGATCGACTTCTTTGCTAAATATTCTGCCCTTACAGTGTATACCATTAACGATCGGAGTGGGTAACAAAAAAGAGCCCCGATTGAACGGGACTTTAGATTAATTAATTTCTAATTGATTAAACGTGTAATTCCTTAAAGAACTTGGTGGCGTCCATCTGAAGCATCGTGAAATGTGGAACGAACGGGATGCGGTTGATCTTCTGTTCGTTGATCATGATGACCGGTGCGCTTGGGCTCTTGTACTGGTTAAGCATGTTGAACGGAGCAACTGCCATAGCAGTCCCAACGATCACGACTAAATCAGCTTCTCGCATCATCTGTAAGGCACGGATAATGCTACTGTATTTCATGCCTTCACCATAAAGAACTAGGTTCGGTCGGATCTGACCGCCATCTTCTTTATGAATGGGACTCTTTAAATACTGTTGCCAAGGAATGGATTTACCACACTTTAGGCAGTGGCAATGGTAAATGTTACCATGGAATTCAACTAAGCGGTCTTTCTTGGCGTGAGCCTTATTATACAGGTTATCGACGTTCTGGGTAATGATGCTGGCACGGCCTTCACGGGTCAGCTTAGCCTGAGCTTCATGGATAGCGTTGGGTTTAGCGTCTGGATAGTACATCTTAGCCTTCATGAACTTGTAGAAAGTCTTTGGGTAGTTCATTAAGCAATCATGGCTTAAGTACCATTCGGCAGGCTTGTTATTAGCCTTGTTCTGGGTATATAGGCCACCTTTGGAACGGTAATCCGGGATTCCGGATGCGGTAGAAACTCCGGCACCGGTCAGAAAGACAATGTGTTTCGATTTATCGAATAATTTTTGAATCTTAGGATCCATATTGTTACCTTCTTACGTTTTTTAGCTTTTTAATTCATCTTCATTTACATCTCCATTGTACTAGAGATTGGATATTAGATAAACGATCACGAAAGTAGGTCGAATCCTAATGCCTTAGGGATTTTCATGGCAAAAAAGTTGAATCGGGAAAGTCGTTAATGTATCATTAACCATGAAAAAGGTTGGTTAATACCTAATTTAACGGGGCTTAGCATTGTTGTTGGCTCATAACTTAGGTATAATATAACCATAAAAAGGAGTAAGTACTATGAAATACTTAAATAAATCTGCTGTTGTTTCAAGCATGGTCAAGAAGACCGGCTTAACTAAGAAAGACGCAACTGCTGCATTAAGCGCATTTGTTGACACTGTTTCCGCTGCATTAGCTAAGAAGCAGGGTGTTCGTTTAATCGGCTTCGGTTCCTTTAAGGTTAACCATCGTAAAGCTCGTAAAGGCCGTAACCCACAGACTGGTAAGCCATTAAAGATCGCTGCACGCGACGTTCCTGCATTCAAAGCTGGCCAGGGCTTAAAGAAAGCCGTTAACAAGTAAATTAATTTTCTTGAATTGATTTTTGTTATATAGCATATAGCGGAAAACCGTACTTTGAAAAAAGTACGGTTTTTTGTTTATCTAGTTAATTTGAGTAACAAAAAAGAGCCTTGCAAAAGCAAGGCTCTTAAAATTAATTATTAATTTAATAAGTCGTATTTAGTTTAATAACTTAGTAACAACTCCGGCACCAATGGTATGGCCACCTTCACGGAAAGTGAAGCGGGTCTTAGGTTCCATGGCAACTGGCTTCTGTAATTCAACATCTAATGAACTTACATTATCACCAGGCATTACCATCTTAGTACCTTTTGGTAAGGTAACCTTACCAGTTACATCACTGGTGTAGAAGTAGAATTGTGGCTGGTAACCAGTAAAGAATGGACTATGACGTCCTCCTTCTTTCTTGGTTAATACATAAACGTGGGCACTGAACTTAGTGTGAACGTCAACGGTATTAGGTTTAGATAATACTTGGCCACGAACAACGCCTGTACGCTTAACACCACGGAGTAAGATACCAACGTTATCACCGGCTTCACCGACATCCAAGTTCTTACGGAATGTCTGTAAACCAGTACATACAGTATCAGTCTTCTGTTTAGTTAAACCAACAATCTGTACAGGATCTTGGATCTTGATAGTACCACGAGAGATACGACCAGTAACAACGGTACCACGACCAGTGATGGTGAATACATCTTCGATTGGCATTAAGAATGGCTTGTTGTAAGCACGAGTTGGAGTAGGAACGTATTCATCAATGATTTCCATTAACTTCTTAACTTGTTCCTGAGCCTTCTTATCACCCTGTAATGCTTTCAAAGCTGAACCACGTACAACTGGAACATCTTTACCTTCGTAATGGTATTCGGATAATAAGTCACGAGTTTCCATTTCAACTAAGTCGATTAATTCTTTATCTTTAACTTTGTCGACTTTGTTGATGAAGACAACGATGTACTTAACACCAGTCTGACGTGCTAACAGGATATGTTCACGAGTTTGTGGCATCGGACCATCATCAGCGGCAACAACTAAGATGGCGGCATCCATCTGAGCGGCACCGGTGATCATGTTCTTGATGTAATCGGCATGTCCAGGGGCATCAACATGGGCATAGTCACGGTAAGGCGTCTGATATTCTAAGTGGGCGTTGTTAATCGTGATACCACGTTGCTGTTCTTCTGGTGCTTTATCAATTTGCTTGTAATCTTCATCCTTAGCTAAGCCCTGTTCAGATAAGACTTTAGTAATGGCTGAAGTTAATGTTGTTTTACCATGATCAATATGGCCAATCGTACCAATATTTACATGTGGCTTTTTACGGATATACTGTTTTACTGCCATATGATAGGCCTCCTATAAAAATATTTTACTTTCCTCGACAAAAATATTTACTCGTCGAGAAGCTTCAATGCTTATTATAACCGTTTTTACCCATTAAATAAAACCCCAACGAGATTTTCTAGAAAATTTTTATATTTCAAAAGTATTAATAACCAATTCAGAACTGTGGTATTATATTAACAGAGTGTATATCTCTAGCAATCGCAACGCAGTGGCTAATGTTGGAGATGCTGGCTTATTGATACTCACTCTTGGCCGCCATTTTAGGCGGGGAAATAACCAAGAATTCAATAAATATAATTTTAACGTTATTTTCTGCTGTTATGAAACCTTCTATAAAAGGCCCACAAATTGATGTGGACCTTTTTATTTTGGCTAATTTTCAAATAATCTATTTTAACAATTCACGCATATGACTGGATTTTCTTACTTCCCAGTACACTAATGCAGCAACCAATGCTTTAATGATGTCACCAGGGGCAAACAGTAAGTTATAAACGACAGCTTTCATCATCGGGAAGTGGACCGTAGCCATTAGACCAAGGCTGCCACCAATTTCGTCAACCACGATGATGTTGACGATTGCGACAATTAAGAATAACACCAATAGATTCATGTGCTTCCTGCACATCTTCATGAACCAGCACATGAAGAACGGAACGAAGATCCAGCCGTAAACGTAACCGCAGGTCGGGCCTAATAATAACGTCAAGCCACCGGTACCGGATAAACCGATCACTTTTAACAAGATGAACAGTAGAACGGCAATCGTTCCACGTTTACTGCCTAACAACAGGCCCGCTAACATGACACCTAAGTTTTCCAGAACGATTGGGGTTGGTCCTAACGGAATTCCCGGAATGTATGATAATGCCAGCATAATCGCAGCCATGACGGCAATCTGAATTACATGATTAAGTTTAGTTGTGCTCAATATAAATCTCTCCTAACGATGAGCATTATACGAGAATCGTTAAACTAATGGTCTTTCGATAATTTAAGAATAATGAAAAACCACGCTTAACCCCGACATAATAGGAAACAACTGGAAATTACACATTCTGCAAAACGTATCATTATTATAAAAACCTTTGATAATCTCGAAATTATCAAAGGCCGTTAAAAATGTAATTCAGAAAGGGTTATTTATTTACTTTATTATAATGGTAAGCATTCCCAATATCCTTAAGGTCAGGTTTGCCATCGAATTTCACGATTGCTTTGATTGCGGCAGTTACGCCCTTAACGTTCTGTTGTAACGTCAAACTCGGAGTTCCCTTAGGTTTGTTCTTAGTTTGGCTTGGGATGTACGGGATGTGAATGAAACCGGCCTTAAGATGTGGAAATTCCTTATCACGCATGTATTGAACAGCGTACATGACATGGTTACAAACATATGTTCCCGCTGTCATTGATAAACAGGCTGGTAATCCAGCATCTCGGA
This window encodes:
- a CDS encoding biotin transporter BioY, translated to MSTTKLNHVIQIAVMAAIMLALSYIPGIPLGPTPIVLENLGVMLAGLLLGSKRGTIAVLLFILLKVIGLSGTGGLTLLLGPTCGYVYGWIFVPFFMCWFMKMCRKHMNLLVLFLIVAIVNIIVVDEIGGSLGLMATVHFPMMKAVVYNLLFAPGDIIKALVAALVYWEVRKSSHMRELLK
- the tuf gene encoding elongation factor Tu, with the translated sequence MAVKQYIRKKPHVNIGTIGHIDHGKTTLTSAITKVLSEQGLAKDEDYKQIDKAPEEQQRGITINNAHLEYQTPYRDYAHVDAPGHADYIKNMITGAAQMDAAILVVAADDGPMPQTREHILLARQTGVKYIVVFINKVDKVKDKELIDLVEMETRDLLSEYHYEGKDVPVVRGSALKALQGDKKAQEQVKKLMEIIDEYVPTPTRAYNKPFLMPIEDVFTITGRGTVVTGRISRGTIKIQDPVQIVGLTKQKTDTVCTGLQTFRKNLDVGEAGDNVGILLRGVKRTGVVRGQVLSKPNTVDVHTKFSAHVYVLTKKEGGRHSPFFTGYQPQFYFYTSDVTGKVTLPKGTKMVMPGDNVSSLDVELQKPVAMEPKTRFTFREGGHTIGAGVVTKLLN
- a CDS encoding HU family DNA-binding protein, whose product is MKYLNKSAVVSSMVKKTGLTKKDATAALSAFVDTVSAALAKKQGVRLIGFGSFKVNHRKARKGRNPQTGKPLKIAARDVPAFKAGQGLKKAVNK
- a CDS encoding NAD-dependent protein deacylase translates to MDPKIQKLFDKSKHIVFLTGAGVSTASGIPDYRSKGGLYTQNKANNKPAEWYLSHDCLMNYPKTFYKFMKAKMYYPDAKPNAIHEAQAKLTREGRASIITQNVDNLYNKAHAKKDRLVEFHGNIYHCHCLKCGKSIPWQQYLKSPIHKEDGGQIRPNLVLYGEGMKYSSIIRALQMMREADLVVIVGTAMAVAPFNMLNQYKSPSAPVIMINEQKINRIPFVPHFTMLQMDATKFFKELHV